A genomic region of Caulobacter sp. NIBR2454 contains the following coding sequences:
- a CDS encoding amidohydrolase family protein: MRNLVSLLAGVGAAALMACTAAPALAHAAAEPAAAPVRASLNPAPARKSGEGFGPYRKMVIRGVTLVDGTGAPPRGPVDIVIENDKITDVLQAGWPGLPLKPNREPRDADHEIDATGMYALPGFVDMHAHAGTPQKAADLEYVYKLWLAHGVTTVRGVSLAPQAIASSEKNRSARGEIVAPRIYNYQTIGSGWTGGRITGPDKARAWVQWASKNNIDGIKFFGWNDETPEVLLAAIDEAKKVGMGTVAHIAQPGVASLNAKQMGEAGLGTVTHFYGHFESLLSNGRLQKYPTDYNFYDEAKRFGEAAEIWDEIEPGSDAWFEYLKGQKAAGVNFDPTMTIYAASRDLMKAKNADWHSTYTLPTLKDYYQSTRDNHGSYFFDWTTSNEVAWRNFYSRFMRLMNDYKNMGGRVTTGSDSGFIWKLYGFGYIEELELLQEAGFTPLEVIQAATINGAQTLADPKREAPTFGIVKPGYSADLVITPENPLANFKTLYGTGHQRLSPENKIETVGGVKWTVTRGVAYDAKALLADVKAMVDKQKADRGDK, from the coding sequence ATGCGTAATCTTGTTTCGCTGCTGGCCGGCGTCGGCGCCGCCGCGCTCATGGCCTGCACGGCCGCTCCGGCCCTTGCCCATGCCGCCGCCGAACCGGCCGCCGCGCCCGTCCGCGCCTCGCTCAATCCGGCTCCGGCCCGCAAGAGCGGCGAAGGCTTTGGTCCCTACCGAAAAATGGTGATCCGGGGCGTGACCCTGGTGGACGGCACCGGCGCCCCGCCGCGCGGCCCGGTCGATATCGTCATCGAGAACGACAAGATCACCGATGTGCTGCAGGCCGGCTGGCCGGGCCTGCCGCTCAAACCTAATCGCGAGCCGCGCGACGCCGACCATGAGATCGACGCCACCGGCATGTACGCCCTGCCCGGCTTTGTCGACATGCACGCCCACGCGGGCACCCCGCAGAAGGCCGCCGACCTGGAGTATGTCTACAAGCTGTGGCTCGCCCACGGCGTCACCACGGTGCGAGGTGTCAGCCTGGCGCCCCAGGCCATCGCGTCGTCGGAAAAGAACCGCAGCGCCCGAGGCGAGATCGTCGCGCCGCGCATCTACAACTATCAGACCATCGGGTCGGGCTGGACCGGGGGCCGCATCACCGGCCCGGACAAGGCCCGCGCCTGGGTGCAGTGGGCGTCCAAGAACAATATCGACGGCATCAAGTTTTTCGGCTGGAACGACGAGACGCCCGAAGTGCTTCTCGCCGCCATCGACGAGGCCAAGAAGGTGGGCATGGGCACCGTCGCCCACATCGCCCAGCCAGGCGTGGCCAGCCTGAACGCCAAGCAGATGGGCGAGGCCGGCCTTGGCACGGTCACCCACTTCTACGGCCACTTTGAGTCGCTGCTCTCCAATGGGCGGCTGCAGAAGTACCCCACCGACTACAACTTCTATGATGAGGCCAAGCGCTTTGGCGAAGCGGCCGAAATCTGGGACGAGATTGAGCCCGGCTCCGACGCCTGGTTCGAGTACCTGAAGGGTCAGAAGGCCGCGGGCGTCAACTTCGACCCCACCATGACCATCTACGCCGCCTCGCGCGACCTGATGAAGGCCAAGAACGCCGACTGGCACTCGACCTACACCCTGCCGACCCTGAAGGACTACTACCAGTCCACCCGCGACAACCACGGCAGCTACTTCTTCGACTGGACCACCAGCAACGAGGTGGCGTGGCGCAATTTCTATAGCCGCTTCATGCGGCTGATGAACGACTACAAGAACATGGGCGGGCGGGTCACGACCGGCTCGGACAGCGGCTTCATCTGGAAGCTCTACGGCTTTGGCTACATCGAGGAGCTGGAGCTGCTGCAAGAGGCCGGCTTCACCCCGCTGGAGGTTATCCAGGCCGCCACCATCAACGGCGCCCAAACCCTGGCCGATCCCAAGCGCGAGGCCCCCACCTTCGGCATCGTCAAACCTGGCTACAGCGCCGATCTGGTGATCACGCCGGAGAATCCGCTAGCCAACTTCAAGACCCTCTACGGCACGGGCCACCAGCGCCTGAGCCCGGAGAACAAGATCGAGACGGTCGGCGGCGTCAAATGGACCGTCACCCGCGGCGTCGCCTACGACGCCAAGGCCCTGCTGGCCGACGTGAAGGCCATGGTCGACAAGCAAAAGG
- a CDS encoding VOC family protein: protein MAKLNYFTVGSNRLEDAKAFYDALLGSIEMNPVYEHPSGGRLYRGKGVGMFGVLGPFDGGEACIGNGTMAGFGFDTQAEVDAFHAKALALGGVCDGAPGERMPGMYFAYFRDLDGNKLCAYNLSRPS from the coding sequence TTGGCCAAGCTCAACTATTTCACCGTCGGCTCCAACAGGCTGGAGGACGCCAAGGCGTTCTACGACGCGCTTTTGGGGTCAATCGAGATGAACCCCGTCTACGAACATCCTAGCGGCGGGCGTCTTTATCGCGGCAAGGGCGTGGGCATGTTCGGCGTGCTTGGCCCATTCGATGGCGGCGAGGCCTGCATCGGCAACGGGACCATGGCGGGCTTTGGGTTCGATACCCAGGCCGAGGTCGACGCCTTTCATGCCAAGGCGCTTGCGCTTGGGGGCGTGTGCGACGGCGCGCCGGGCGAACGCATGCCCGGCATGTACTTCGCCTATTTCCGCGACCTGGATGGCAACAAGCTGTGCGCCTACAACCTCAGCCGGCCGAGCTGA
- the ybaK gene encoding Cys-tRNA(Pro) deacylase yields the protein MAKTTPATLALDNAGVAYTLQTYEYDPGAERVGLQAAEAMGVTPDRVLKTLMVKADGKPACVVIPSDREVSMKRLAAALGAKSAEMMPPPEAERLTGFKVGGISPFGQKRKVPTVVEADAQVFDEVFVNGGQRGLQVRLKPADLIAALDARAAAVSSAG from the coding sequence ATGGCCAAGACCACACCCGCCACGCTCGCCCTGGACAATGCCGGCGTCGCCTACACGCTTCAGACTTACGAGTACGACCCCGGCGCTGAGCGCGTAGGCCTGCAGGCGGCCGAGGCCATGGGCGTGACGCCGGATCGGGTGCTCAAGACCCTGATGGTCAAGGCGGACGGCAAGCCGGCCTGCGTGGTCATCCCTTCCGACCGGGAGGTGAGCATGAAGCGACTGGCCGCGGCTCTGGGCGCCAAGTCGGCCGAGATGATGCCGCCGCCCGAGGCCGAGCGCCTGACCGGCTTCAAGGTCGGCGGAATCAGCCCCTTTGGCCAAAAGCGCAAGGTGCCCACCGTCGTCGAAGCCGATGCTCAAGTCTTCGACGAGGTCTTCGTCAACGGCGGCCAGCGGGGCCTTCAGGTGCGGCTCAAGCCCGCCGACCTGATCGCCGCCCTGGACGCCAGGGCGGCCGCGGTCAGCTCGGCCGGCTGA
- a CDS encoding septal ring lytic transglycosylase RlpA family protein, producing MTGMIARLPFGSARALAAVLLATAGLAACATPMPTKNGPSLASKSPPPARAWQDKDGKPLRGTMKPYQVRGVWYRPMEQPNYDETGIGSWYGEQFHNRHTANGEVFDMDLPSAAHKTLPLPSIVEVKNLDNGRTMRVRVNDRGPFVGDRIIDLSKAAADELGFKNAGVARVRVRYIGPAGKPTPFDQPKRYAKTPKPVMVAAAPPPPPPAPAIYTPPSREPVYSTSLPPIGSTASYMPGPTYSPPLSVAPGSRVYRVQAGAFSSRANAERAVQLLSEAGLAIIEPTDRGGVTLYRVVMGPAPDETAALELRDAAASFGFPDATVLKPF from the coding sequence ATGACGGGCATGATCGCTCGTCTTCCATTCGGATCTGCGCGCGCCCTGGCCGCCGTGCTCCTGGCGACCGCGGGCCTGGCGGCGTGCGCCACGCCCATGCCGACCAAGAACGGTCCGTCGCTGGCCAGCAAGTCGCCGCCGCCCGCGCGCGCCTGGCAGGACAAGGATGGAAAGCCGCTGCGCGGGACCATGAAGCCCTATCAGGTGCGGGGCGTCTGGTACCGACCGATGGAACAGCCAAACTATGACGAGACCGGGATCGGCTCCTGGTACGGCGAGCAGTTCCACAACCGCCACACGGCCAATGGCGAGGTCTTCGACATGGACCTGCCGTCGGCGGCCCACAAGACGCTGCCGCTGCCGTCGATCGTGGAGGTCAAGAATCTGGACAATGGCCGCACCATGCGGGTGCGCGTCAATGATCGAGGCCCCTTTGTGGGCGACAGGATCATCGACCTGTCTAAGGCTGCGGCCGACGAGTTGGGCTTCAAGAACGCGGGCGTAGCCCGGGTGCGGGTTCGCTATATCGGCCCAGCCGGCAAGCCGACGCCCTTCGATCAGCCCAAGCGCTACGCCAAGACCCCCAAGCCCGTGATGGTGGCCGCCGCGCCACCGCCTCCGCCGCCGGCGCCGGCGATCTATACACCCCCATCGCGCGAACCGGTCTATTCCACGTCGCTGCCGCCGATCGGCTCGACGGCTAGCTATATGCCCGGTCCCACCTATTCACCGCCTCTGAGCGTCGCGCCGGGTTCGCGGGTCTATCGCGTGCAGGCCGGGGCCTTTTCCAGCCGCGCCAACGCCGAACGGGCGGTGCAACTGCTGTCTGAAGCGGGCTTGGCGATCATTGAACCCACCGATCGCGGCGGGGTGACGCTCTATCGCGTGGTCATGGGGCCTGCGCCTGACGAGACCGCGGCGCTGGAGCTGCGCGACGCCGCCGCATCGTTCGGCTTTCCCGACGCGACGGTGCTGAAGCCGTTCTAG
- the tmk gene encoding dTMP kinase — protein sequence MTTGIFITFEGGEGAGKSTQIRRLAQRLNVAGHEVVLTREPGGSEGAEAIRDLVLNGPAEKWSAVTETLLMYAARRDHLERVIRPALERGCIVLCDRFADSTRAYQGAGGDVDPDLIEAMERHVVEGAWPDLTLILDLPVTEGLARAASRGGGEARFESKGQAFHERLRAAFLAIAEREPGRCVVVAADQSIDAVEGAIWAAVEPRLKAR from the coding sequence GTGACGACCGGCATCTTCATCACATTCGAGGGCGGCGAGGGGGCTGGGAAATCAACCCAGATCCGTCGGTTGGCCCAACGCCTGAATGTCGCCGGGCATGAGGTCGTCTTGACCCGTGAGCCTGGCGGCTCCGAAGGCGCGGAGGCGATCCGCGATCTGGTGTTGAATGGGCCGGCCGAGAAGTGGTCCGCCGTCACCGAAACCCTTCTCATGTACGCCGCGCGGCGCGACCACCTGGAGCGCGTGATCCGCCCTGCGCTGGAGCGCGGCTGCATCGTGCTGTGTGATCGCTTCGCCGACTCCACGCGCGCCTATCAGGGCGCCGGCGGCGACGTCGATCCAGACCTGATCGAAGCCATGGAGCGCCATGTGGTCGAAGGGGCCTGGCCAGATCTAACCCTGATCCTTGATTTGCCGGTGACCGAGGGCCTGGCGCGCGCCGCCAGCCGGGGCGGCGGCGAAGCCCGTTTCGAGTCCAAGGGGCAGGCTTTTCACGAGCGCTTGCGTGCGGCTTTCCTGGCCATCGCGGAGCGGGAGCCGGGCCGATGCGTCGTGGTCGCGGCAGATCAGTCCATCGACGCGGTGGAAGGCGCCATCTGGGCCGCGGTGGAGCCGCGGCTGAAGGCCCGCTGA
- a CDS encoding DNA polymerase III subunit delta' — protein sequence MAAPPHPRDVFALAGQEVAEASFADALERERLHHAWLLTGPEGVGKATFAYRAARRLMGARPLGGGLGSDPNDPVCRQISARSHPDLMVLERIGEDGKVRKVIPVEEARRLPEFFSKAPASSPYRVAIIDAADDLNVNAANALLKTLEEPQGRGVLFLISHAPGKLLPTIRSRCRRLAMGAGSEDAAVAMLEDMGVAQGENALRLARMARGAPGMALQLAANGALAADDAAREILMGLPQADEAGLLALADTFRGSDGMQRFSAVIDRLADRIHAFTAREAAEGRGLGLDGWAAAWSTLTALPDRVEAVNLDRADAFFSAVRELRAAAKIRAF from the coding sequence ATGGCCGCGCCCCCGCACCCGCGTGACGTCTTCGCCCTGGCCGGACAGGAAGTGGCCGAGGCCAGCTTCGCCGACGCCCTGGAGCGCGAGCGGCTACACCACGCATGGCTGCTGACGGGACCCGAGGGTGTAGGGAAAGCCACCTTCGCCTATCGCGCGGCACGACGCTTGATGGGCGCGCGGCCCTTGGGCGGCGGTCTGGGGTCGGATCCCAACGATCCTGTCTGCCGACAGATCAGCGCCCGGTCACACCCCGACCTGATGGTGCTGGAGCGCATCGGCGAAGACGGCAAGGTCCGTAAGGTGATCCCCGTCGAAGAGGCCCGTCGTCTACCGGAGTTCTTCTCGAAGGCGCCAGCAAGCTCGCCGTACCGGGTAGCCATCATCGACGCTGCTGACGACCTGAACGTCAACGCCGCCAATGCCTTGCTAAAAACTCTTGAGGAGCCTCAAGGGCGCGGCGTACTGTTCCTGATCTCCCACGCGCCGGGCAAGCTGCTGCCGACCATTCGCTCGCGTTGCCGTCGCTTGGCGATGGGCGCCGGGTCAGAGGACGCGGCCGTCGCCATGTTAGAGGATATGGGCGTCGCCCAGGGGGAGAACGCCCTGCGTCTGGCCCGCATGGCGCGCGGCGCGCCGGGGATGGCGCTGCAGCTCGCCGCCAACGGCGCCCTGGCGGCGGACGACGCGGCGCGTGAGATTTTAATGGGCCTGCCCCAGGCCGATGAAGCCGGGCTGCTGGCCCTGGCGGACACCTTTCGCGGCAGCGACGGCATGCAGCGGTTCTCCGCCGTGATCGATCGCTTGGCCGACCGCATCCACGCTTTCACAGCCCGCGAGGCGGCCGAGGGGCGGGGGTTGGGATTGGATGGCTGGGCCGCCGCTTGGTCCACCCTGACGGCTCTGCCCGATAGGGTCGAGGCGGTGAACCTTGATCGGGCCGACGCCTTCTTCTCGGCAGTGCGCGAGCTTCGCGCCGCCGCCAAAATCAGAGCCTTTTGA
- a CDS encoding TatD family hydrolase, with translation MLIDSHVNLHAPQFAEDQAEVIDRARAAGIELMVTISDKVSSFEAVHAIAMAHDDIWATVGTHPHEAKENPQLAAQTLIDLAARPKVIGIGECGLDFHYDLSPRDVQAQVFRAHVAAARQTGLPLVVHTREADDIMGQILEEEHAKGPFKLLMHCYTSGAELARRAAALGAWFSVSGIATFKQAEDVRAVIADMPADRIIVETDCPYLAPVPMRGRRNEPAYLPHIVDKLGEIRGWSREEAEQRTEDAFFALFDRIPRK, from the coding sequence ATGCTGATCGACAGCCACGTCAACCTGCACGCCCCCCAGTTCGCCGAGGACCAGGCGGAGGTCATCGATCGCGCCCGCGCGGCGGGTATCGAGCTGATGGTGACCATCAGCGATAAGGTCTCGTCCTTCGAGGCGGTACACGCCATCGCCATGGCGCATGACGACATCTGGGCGACGGTCGGGACCCACCCTCATGAAGCCAAGGAAAATCCGCAGCTTGCCGCCCAGACCCTGATCGATCTGGCGGCGCGGCCGAAGGTGATCGGGATCGGGGAGTGTGGTCTGGATTTTCACTATGACCTGTCCCCCCGCGACGTGCAGGCCCAGGTGTTCCGCGCCCATGTGGCGGCGGCGCGACAAACTGGCCTGCCGTTGGTCGTCCACACCCGCGAGGCCGATGACATCATGGGTCAGATCCTCGAGGAGGAGCACGCCAAGGGCCCGTTCAAGCTCTTGATGCACTGCTACACCAGCGGCGCGGAGCTTGCCCGGCGGGCGGCGGCGCTGGGGGCGTGGTTTTCGGTATCGGGCATCGCCACCTTCAAGCAGGCTGAAGACGTGCGGGCGGTGATCGCCGACATGCCGGCTGACCGGATTATCGTCGAGACGGACTGCCCGTACTTGGCGCCCGTACCGATGCGCGGGCGGCGCAATGAGCCCGCCTATCTGCCGCACATCGTCGACAAGCTGGGCGAGATCCGGGGCTGGTCGCGCGAGGAGGCCGAGCAGCGGACGGAAGATGCGTTCTTCGCCCTGTTCGACCGGATACCCCGCAAATGA
- a CDS encoding MBL fold metallo-hydrolase — translation MTCMLELTILGCGSSGGVPRADGNWGDCDPAEPRNRRTRCSLLARRKGSDETTVVIDTSPDLREQFIAAKVRRVDAVLMTHDHADQTHGIDDLRAFFQKQRVPIPTFMDHPTHASLVTKFDYIFHAKGGYPAICEPWVIPPHGQPWSVDGPSGSIPISTFDLDHGEIRSVGYRLGNAAYCPDVRDIPESSFSALEGLDVWIIDALRWTPHPTHAHVEKTLGWIERVKPKRAILTNMHIDIDYNDVRAKLPAGVEPAYDGMAIEIAL, via the coding sequence ATGACCTGTATGCTGGAGCTGACGATCCTGGGTTGCGGCTCTTCCGGGGGCGTGCCGCGGGCAGATGGGAACTGGGGCGACTGCGATCCGGCCGAGCCCAGGAACCGCCGCACGCGCTGCTCGCTGCTGGCGCGCCGCAAGGGCTCCGACGAGACGACGGTCGTCATCGACACCTCGCCAGACCTTCGCGAGCAGTTCATCGCCGCCAAGGTCCGGCGAGTGGACGCCGTCCTGATGACCCACGACCATGCGGATCAGACCCATGGCATCGACGATCTGCGGGCCTTCTTCCAGAAGCAGCGGGTCCCGATCCCGACCTTCATGGATCATCCGACCCACGCCAGCCTGGTGACCAAGTTTGACTACATCTTCCACGCCAAGGGTGGCTATCCCGCCATCTGCGAGCCTTGGGTGATCCCGCCACATGGCCAGCCCTGGTCGGTGGATGGACCGTCGGGGTCGATCCCGATCAGCACGTTCGATCTGGATCACGGCGAGATCCGTTCCGTCGGCTATCGCCTTGGAAACGCTGCCTATTGCCCTGATGTCCGCGATATTCCGGAAAGCAGCTTTTCGGCGCTGGAGGGACTGGATGTCTGGATCATCGACGCCCTGCGCTGGACGCCGCATCCGACCCACGCCCATGTCGAAAAGACCCTGGGCTGGATCGAGCGCGTGAAGCCCAAGCGCGCTATCCTGACAAACATGCACATCGATATCGACTACAACGACGTGCGCGCCAAGCTGCCGGCGGGGGTCGAGCCGGCCTACGACGGCATGGCGATCGAGATCGCCCTGTGA
- a CDS encoding YybH family protein, protein MNEAAETLIRARRRMSNEAIAKHDAAKLRGFFAPDVKVIVGDGSLITGVDELIAAFKSQFKDPAFVAYVRTPSKITIDLSGDRAAEEGRWVADWQGENGLSGPYLAGWSRIDGRWMIDSELYVTIDA, encoded by the coding sequence GTGAACGAGGCGGCCGAAACCCTGATCCGGGCGCGGCGGCGAATGAGCAACGAGGCCATCGCCAAGCACGACGCAGCCAAGCTGCGCGGCTTCTTTGCTCCCGACGTGAAGGTGATCGTCGGTGACGGGTCGCTGATCACTGGCGTGGACGAGCTGATCGCCGCCTTCAAGAGCCAGTTCAAGGATCCGGCGTTTGTCGCCTATGTCCGCACGCCCTCGAAAATCACGATCGACCTGTCCGGCGACCGCGCGGCCGAGGAGGGGCGGTGGGTCGCCGACTGGCAAGGTGAAAACGGCCTGTCTGGGCCATACCTAGCCGGATGGAGTAGGATCGACGGGCGCTGGATGATCGATTCCGAGCTCTATGTGACGATCGACGCCTAA
- a CDS encoding amino acid permease, whose translation MSTVPQTPRFARTLKTRHIQFIAIGGAIGAGLFLGSGQAIAQAGPSVLLAYAMAGLAVFLMARALGELTLNRPSVPAFTSHVDDLVGHWAGFISGWSYWLIWVLVGIAEITAAGVFVKFWAPDFPQWITALITLAGLFLANRFGVRLFGEIEFALTLIKVAAIGLLILGGAALVVFGFGATSQGASLDNLWRHGGLFPFGMAGLLAVIPTALFSFGGTELVGVTAAEAEDPDKSVPKAINGVIVRILLFYVGSLAVIMAVTPWNGIPADESPFVAVLEKIGLSGAAGVINFVVLSAVISSCNSGIYATGRVLSDLASRGQAPALLARNNKRQLPANAITASTLAMLVGVGLNYTFPEQVFGYVMSLVAALLLWTWLMVVLAHFRFRRGLKPEERKTTRFPTPFYPVSNLIVIAFIALVTIVMAIEPASRPTFYTAVIWFASLGAIYAVVVRRKA comes from the coding sequence ATGAGCACCGTACCGCAAACGCCGCGCTTTGCGCGCACCCTCAAGACCCGCCACATCCAGTTCATCGCCATCGGCGGCGCGATCGGCGCGGGCCTGTTCCTGGGAAGCGGCCAAGCGATCGCGCAGGCTGGACCCAGCGTCTTGCTGGCCTACGCCATGGCGGGTCTGGCCGTGTTCCTGATGGCCCGCGCCCTGGGCGAGCTGACGCTCAACCGCCCCTCGGTCCCGGCCTTCACCAGCCACGTGGACGATCTGGTCGGCCACTGGGCCGGCTTCATCTCCGGCTGGAGCTATTGGCTGATCTGGGTGTTGGTCGGCATCGCCGAGATCACGGCCGCTGGCGTCTTCGTGAAATTCTGGGCGCCGGATTTTCCCCAGTGGATCACAGCCCTCATCACTCTGGCCGGCCTGTTCCTGGCCAACCGTTTCGGTGTGCGCCTGTTTGGCGAGATCGAGTTCGCCCTGACCTTGATCAAGGTCGCGGCCATCGGCCTGCTGATCCTTGGCGGCGCCGCGCTTGTCGTGTTCGGCTTCGGGGCAACCAGCCAGGGGGCGTCGTTGGACAACCTATGGCGTCATGGCGGGCTTTTTCCCTTCGGAATGGCGGGCCTCTTGGCCGTGATCCCCACCGCCCTGTTCTCCTTTGGCGGCACCGAGCTGGTGGGCGTGACCGCGGCCGAAGCGGAAGACCCGGACAAGTCCGTCCCCAAGGCGATCAACGGCGTGATCGTGCGTATTCTGCTGTTCTATGTCGGCTCGCTGGCCGTGATCATGGCTGTGACGCCTTGGAACGGCATCCCGGCCGATGAAAGCCCCTTCGTGGCGGTGCTGGAGAAGATCGGTCTGTCCGGTGCGGCCGGCGTCATCAACTTCGTGGTGCTGTCGGCGGTGATCTCGTCGTGCAACAGCGGCATCTACGCCACCGGCCGCGTATTGTCGGACCTGGCTTCGCGCGGTCAGGCGCCTGCCCTGCTCGCCCGCAACAACAAGCGACAGCTGCCCGCCAACGCCATCACAGCCTCGACGCTGGCCATGCTGGTGGGCGTGGGCCTGAACTACACCTTCCCCGAACAAGTCTTCGGCTACGTCATGTCGCTGGTGGCGGCTCTGCTGCTGTGGACCTGGCTGATGGTGGTCCTGGCGCACTTCCGTTTCCGGCGCGGCCTCAAGCCCGAGGAACGAAAGACGACGCGCTTTCCGACACCGTTCTATCCCGTGTCCAACTTGATCGTGATCGCCTTCATCGCTCTCGTCACGATCGTGATGGCGATCGAGCCGGCGAGCCGACCGACCTTCTACACGGCCGTCATCTGGTTTGCGTCGCTGGGCGCCATTTACGCCGTGGTCGTCCGCCGCAAGGCTTAG
- a CDS encoding pentapeptide repeat-containing protein has translation MRSEADRSGRRRLTQSELDMLMSAHAKFVGRQPGGKRAVLKFMHLSGLNLSRRDLSGVDLSASVLEGCEMAGVKLTGANLFGCDLRRADLRGANLVDADMRGVCLRGATLAQVDMTRADLRAGIVDAPTGGAAGPGKNVHSDLRAAELDEADLHGATLTDAQFDDMSAMAADFSDCALSGATMQGANLRGANFTGAILQGANLTNANIEKANFEGAVLMRINLTGAKSKGARMGGVVLDPTEAALERAETVHAALIQHDLWCRTDGAEGAPAVVDGEDLRPIIHLLTNLKLTALSARRACLVGLRMAGAQLQGARLDGADLRGSDLSGADLRGVRMMGANLTKTILRKAMLGPLQVGSRHVTADLKSVRGRYLDIQSADLTGASFEEADLRGANFTGAEMKSVNMAQVDLAPVIGLSS, from the coding sequence TTGAGATCGGAGGCTGACCGTTCGGGCCGTCGCCGGCTCACCCAGTCCGAACTCGACATGCTGATGTCTGCCCACGCCAAGTTCGTGGGCCGCCAGCCGGGCGGCAAGCGCGCCGTACTCAAGTTCATGCATCTGTCGGGCCTCAACCTTTCGCGTCGAGACCTGTCAGGGGTCGATCTGTCGGCGTCGGTGCTGGAAGGCTGCGAGATGGCCGGCGTCAAGCTCACCGGCGCCAACCTGTTCGGCTGTGATCTGCGGCGGGCCGATCTGCGCGGCGCCAACCTCGTCGACGCTGACATGCGCGGCGTCTGCCTGCGTGGCGCCACCCTGGCCCAGGTCGACATGACCCGCGCCGACCTGCGCGCCGGCATTGTGGATGCGCCCACAGGCGGCGCGGCTGGCCCGGGCAAGAACGTCCACAGCGATCTTCGCGCCGCCGAACTCGACGAAGCCGACCTGCATGGCGCCACCCTGACCGACGCCCAATTCGACGACATGTCGGCCATGGCCGCCGACTTCTCCGATTGCGCGCTCAGCGGCGCGACCATGCAAGGCGCCAATCTGCGCGGCGCCAACTTCACCGGGGCGATCCTGCAAGGCGCCAATCTGACCAACGCCAATATCGAGAAAGCCAATTTCGAAGGCGCGGTCTTGATGCGCATCAACCTGACGGGCGCCAAATCCAAGGGCGCGCGGATGGGCGGTGTCGTGCTTGATCCCACCGAGGCGGCGCTCGAACGCGCTGAGACAGTCCATGCGGCGCTAATCCAACACGACCTATGGTGCCGCACCGATGGCGCCGAAGGCGCGCCGGCTGTTGTCGATGGCGAGGATCTGCGCCCGATTATCCACCTCCTGACCAACCTCAAGCTCACCGCGCTCAGCGCCCGACGAGCGTGCCTGGTCGGCCTGCGTATGGCGGGAGCCCAGCTGCAGGGAGCCCGTCTCGATGGCGCGGACCTGCGCGGATCGGATCTTTCAGGCGCCGACCTGCGGGGCGTGCGGATGATGGGCGCGAACCTGACCAAGACCATCCTGCGCAAGGCTATGCTCGGTCCGCTGCAGGTCGGAAGCCGCCATGTGACCGCCGATCTAAAGAGCGTGCGGGGCCGCTATCTGGATATCCAGAGCGCCGACCTGACCGGGGCCAGCTTCGAGGAGGCCGACCTGCGAGGCGCGAACTTCACGGGCGCGGAAATGAAGTCGGTGAATATGGCCCAAGTTGATCTGGCGCCGGTGATCGGCCTGTCTAGCTGA
- a CDS encoding thermonuclease family protein: protein MRSRYLVSLAAVVALTLAAGCSPSPQSAADTADSQPSVGSRMTVISADILVLDGKHIRLGNAFAPETIPDARCWAEAVAARQATGVVQRLINNARTVTVEPTGGQDEYNRAFSIVILDGLDLGQVLIDNGLAARRTAERFNWCDPISRSAPGAPAITALTTPPRL, encoded by the coding sequence ATGCGCTCCAGATATCTCGTCTCCTTGGCGGCCGTCGTCGCCCTCACCCTGGCTGCGGGCTGCTCGCCTTCGCCTCAGAGCGCGGCCGACACCGCCGACTCGCAGCCATCGGTGGGCAGTCGCATGACGGTGATCAGCGCCGACATTTTGGTGCTGGACGGCAAGCATATCCGCCTCGGTAACGCCTTCGCGCCGGAGACTATCCCTGACGCCCGCTGCTGGGCCGAAGCCGTCGCCGCCCGCCAGGCCACGGGCGTCGTTCAGCGGCTGATCAACAACGCCCGCACAGTCACCGTCGAACCGACCGGGGGGCAAGACGAGTACAACCGCGCTTTCTCTATCGTGATCCTCGACGGTCTGGATCTAGGTCAGGTCCTGATCGATAACGGCTTGGCCGCCAGACGCACGGCCGAGCGGTTCAATTGGTGCGATCCGATCAGCCGAAGCGCCCCCGGCGCGCCGGCGATCACGGCGCTGACCACCCCGCCTCGGCTCTGA
- a CDS encoding ribbon-helix-helix protein, CopG family encodes MAKNDASENMVLRTVYLPKALDKRLRAIAFDQELSKGELMRVLIAEAMQHRAGLGQAAFAGEGAAKPVVAPPAAPAPKARAPKPAAEPKAQDIQQSIFDFLDA; translated from the coding sequence ATGGCGAAAAACGACGCATCCGAGAACATGGTGCTGCGGACGGTCTATCTGCCCAAGGCGCTCGATAAACGTCTGCGCGCCATCGCGTTTGATCAGGAGCTCAGCAAGGGCGAGCTCATGCGCGTGCTGATCGCCGAAGCGATGCAGCACCGAGCAGGGCTTGGGCAGGCGGCTTTCGCCGGGGAGGGGGCAGCCAAACCGGTTGTAGCGCCGCCGGCTGCGCCCGCTCCCAAGGCCCGGGCGCCTAAGCCCGCGGCCGAGCCCAAGGCGCAGGACATCCAGCAGAGCATCTTCGACTTTCTCGACGCGTGA